From bacterium:
GGAACCCGAGCTCTATGATCTGGAGGCGGACCCGCTCGAGCGGCACAATCTCCTGGGTTCGAGTGACCCGACCGCCGCCGAGATGCGCACGGAGCTTCGGCGAGAGTTGAGAGACCTGGTGGCGTCGGAACCGGGCGAATCGTCTGGAACCCCAGGAACCGGTCGAGATCTCGACGAGGAGGACCGCCGCCACCTGAGCGCGCTCGGCTACTTGTCCACGAGCGCCGGTGGAGCCACCCGGGTTCTCGATCCCAAACGAGGAATCGTGATCGACATGCAAACCAGGAACGCCCGCACTCTGATCAAAGCCGGCGAGCCCGACCGGGCCGAGGCCGTGATCGAGAAACTCCGCACGGACCATCCCGATGTCGAGGTCGCGGACTACTACGAGCTCGAGCACGAGATCGCGGCCCGGCGCGGTGACGTCGAGGGTGCCACGGCCGCGCTCGCCCAAGGGACGGTCTTATTCCCGGCAGGAGCCCTCGAGCTGAAGCTCGCGGCCTATCAGTTCGAAAACGGAAACCTCGACGAGTCCGAGCGGATCGCCGAGGTGATCCTCGAGCGCGACCCGAAGCTATCTCAAGCGATCAACCTCCTCGGCATGGTCGAGGAGAAACGGGGTCGGCCAGAGCAGGCGCTGGCGCGCTTCGAGGAAGCCCTCGCGCTCGAGCCGACATCGATCCCCTTGCTTTTGCGGATCGCGGACGTTCAATCGCAGCTCGGACGGGGTCCGCAAGCACTCGAAATCTATGAGAGGCTGCTGACAGCCGGCTCGCTCGACGGATCGGCCGATCATCTCTACCGGGCGGCCGCGTTGAATGCCATGGCGGGACACCTGCCGAGAGCGGAAGAGCTGTTCAGGAGAGGCCTCGCGCTCGAGCCCGCCGGTCGTCACTATCTCGCGCTGGCGATGGTCCAGCTGCGAGCGCAGAAACCGGGAGACGCCGCCGCGAGCCTCGAAACCGCGCTCGGCACCTTCAGAGGTGACCTCGAGCCCAACGATGTCCTGCTCGCCGAGGTTCTCCTGCGCCAGGCCGGAGGGCGGGACGGCTCACGATGAGAAGACCGGCTCAATGGCTCATCGTGGCGCTCCTCGGCACCGCCTTTCTGGGCTCGGGCTGTGCCTCGACAGCCAGTCCGGAGAGCTCGAGGCGGGGCCTCGAGGAGCTGATCGCCATCCGCGGGCTCGATCCCGAGCAGATCGTCTTTCCCGACCGCGTCACCGATCAGATGCGCGCCTGGGTCCAAGACAGGGTCCCGCATTCCAACGATCGCTACCGTAGGCTCGTCCAGCTGCTCGAAGCGCTCGAAGATCCGGGCGGTCTAAACCTCCGCTACGAGGCCGGCCACACCGGCACCGCCGAGGAGGTCTTCGTCAGCGGAACCTACAACTGTCTGTCGTTCTCCCATCTTTTCCTGGCCCTGGCCCGAGAGCTCGGAGTCGACGCCGACTACATGAGCGTCGATCGCATCCGCCGCTTTCGCAAGGAAGGTGACGTGGTGCTCGTGTCGGGCCACGTGACAGTGGGGTTCGGCATCGCGTCCAATCGCAGGTACCTCGCTTACAACGTCGGTCCCAACATCGATTACCGCACGGCCGTGCCCATCTCGGACATCACCGCGCTCGCTCTGTTCTACGGCAACCGTGGCGCCGAGGAGATCAGAGCCGGGAGCTATCGCGAAGCGGCTGAATGGCTCGAGACCGGGGTCCAGCTCGATCCTCATATCGCCGGAACCTGGGTCAACTTGGGGGTCGCTCGCAGGCGGACAGGAGATCTGGACGGCGCCGAGCAAGCCTATCTGAGGGCCGTCGAGATCGACTCCGGCTTCTTTCCCGCCTACCGCAACCTCGCCGGGCTTCACAAGCTGCGCGGTCGCGAAGACGTGGCCCAGGAGATGTTCGAGCTTCTCGAACGGCGTGGCAATCGCAATCCCTACGCCTTCCTCGCCCTCGGCGACCAGAGCCTGGAACAGGGGCGCCCCGAGGAAGCCGAGGCGTATTACCGCAGGGCTCTGAACCTCTCTACCGACAAGTCCGAAGCGCTCGTAGCCTTGGGCCTGCTCGCCCTCGAGCGAGAGGAGATCGACGAAGCGAAAGAGTGGCTGGAGAAAGCGCGGCGCGCCAACCCGCAGAGCCCACGCGTTGACGAGTTGGCCAGCGAACTCGAGCCCGGCACCGAGCGGCAGGAAACCCCCGCCGGGGGCGCCGTACGGATCGAATCCCTCTAGCCCGAGCCCTCGTTTCCGCCGACTCGCACCTGTTTGTGGACGAAAGCATCGACTCCCGAGAGCTCGTCCCAGACGCCGACCGCGACCTTGGGTAGGCCGCCGCGCACGAGTAGGGTCAGCGTGTGACCGATCTCCTTCCCGCGCGCTTCGTCCAGCGAGGCATGCGGAATGCGCACCGGATAGTCGGTCGTGTGAAGATCCGAGATCGCCCCTTCGTCATCCTTCACGGCGACGAAGATCTTGAGGCGCCCTTCTTCGTGCTCGCCGTTTGGCAATAGCGTCACACCGCGAATCGGGATGCGCACCAGCACCGGGAGGTGATACTTGTCACGACCCTGCTTTTCCGCGCGGCCGAACTCGATCGCTACGCCAAGCGGGTTCTTCTCGAGATCGAAGACCAAAGTAGACACCGTTCGGTCGGCGATCCTCTCTTCCGGACGCTTGTCGACATAGCCGGTGCGGTGCCGGACCCTGAGGCCGGAATCATTCTTCAAGCGCACCTCGATGCGGTGAAACTCGTCATCGCCGCCTTCCGGCGGGCTGTAGCCCAGGGAGTAGAAGACGTCGAAGTTCGCCGCCACGTCATCGAGGGCATCGTCGAAATCAAAGGTGTTGAGAACCGATCGGCCGCCGGTCGTCTCCGCCATTTCGATCAACGGCTGCTGGAGATTGTGCTGCCGGACAGCATCGAAGGCCGTCCGGCCGCCGCTCCCTGAAATGAGCGTGCCACCCGCTTCCGCTGACAGATGGGAGGTCCCCGTCGAGCCGGTCGCGTCGAAGGTGTAGAAGGTCACCTGATGGGCATTCGCCTCTCGGACGACCCGGCCGAAGAGCCGGGTCTGGTCTTCCGCCAGGGCCTCCGAAGAGGGATTCATGTCTTCTCCCGGCCCCGCGGCATCCTGCAGGCCCGCGGCGGTACCGAAGATGGCCTGGAGTTGCTGATAAAGCTCGTCGCCGGGGCGCTGGGGCAATCCCTCACTGACGTAGAGAAAGGCCTTGCGCCCCGGAAGGCCGCCCAGAGAGCGCACCGAGTCGCGCAGCGCCATCGCCGAGCGGCGGACGTTCGCCTGCGCCTCCTGCACATAGGATCGAAGGTAGGCGCGAGCCGACTTGGCTCTACCCTGCCCGGCGGCAATCTGCATCGACCGGATGGTCTGACGAATCCGGGCCTCATCCATCTGACGGTAGGTCGATTGCTTCTGCATCTCGCGCAGACCGTCGATGACCGCCTGCCTATCGCGGGTGAACGGCTGCACGATCTCGGCGCCCCGGTAGGCGCTCACCAGCATCACGTTGTCGCCGCTCCGAATCCGGTTCTCGAGGAATTCCTCCAGGCTTTCGAGCACGCGGTTGCGATTGAAAGGACGCAGGTTGAACTGGTCCACGTAGACGACAAGGTTGAGGCGCTGATCGGCGGGCAGAAGCTTCGGGCCAGCGCTCTGGATCGACCGCTCCGGAAGCTCGCCCGTTTCGACGATCTCCTCCAGAACCTCCGGTTGCTCGACCGTGAAGAAGTTGGTGATCTCGACCGGATTGCCATCCTCGAAGACCTCGAAATCGTCCTCAGTGAGCCCTGCAACCGGGCGCCCATCCTTGTCGGTTACGAACACTTCGATGTTGACGACGTTGACCTCGACGCGATCCACGAAGATCGGCGGCGTCTCTTCCTGAGCCGCGACGGCGCCGGAATACG
This genomic window contains:
- a CDS encoding tetratricopeptide repeat protein yields the protein MRRPAQWLIVALLGTAFLGSGCASTASPESSRRGLEELIAIRGLDPEQIVFPDRVTDQMRAWVQDRVPHSNDRYRRLVQLLEALEDPGGLNLRYEAGHTGTAEEVFVSGTYNCLSFSHLFLALARELGVDADYMSVDRIRRFRKEGDVVLVSGHVTVGFGIASNRRYLAYNVGPNIDYRTAVPISDITALALFYGNRGAEEIRAGSYREAAEWLETGVQLDPHIAGTWVNLGVARRRTGDLDGAEQAYLRAVEIDSGFFPAYRNLAGLHKLRGREDVAQEMFELLERRGNRNPYAFLALGDQSLEQGRPEEAEAYYRRALNLSTDKSEALVALGLLALEREEIDEAKEWLEKARRANPQSPRVDELASELEPGTERQETPAGGAVRIESL
- a CDS encoding VWA domain-containing protein, producing the protein MRKQPQFSAGKTKASVAWFLPVLLTAYSGAVAAQEETPPIFVDRVEVNVVNIEVFVTDKDGRPVAGLTEDDFEVFEDGNPVEITNFFTVEQPEVLEEIVETGELPERSIQSAGPKLLPADQRLNLVVYVDQFNLRPFNRNRVLESLEEFLENRIRSGDNVMLVSAYRGAEIVQPFTRDRQAVIDGLREMQKQSTYRQMDEARIRQTIRSMQIAAGQGRAKSARAYLRSYVQEAQANVRRSAMALRDSVRSLGGLPGRKAFLYVSEGLPQRPGDELYQQLQAIFGTAAGLQDAAGPGEDMNPSSEALAEDQTRLFGRVVREANAHQVTFYTFDATGSTGTSHLSAEAGGTLISGSGGRTAFDAVRQHNLQQPLIEMAETTGGRSVLNTFDFDDALDDVAANFDVFYSLGYSPPEGGDDEFHRIEVRLKNDSGLRVRHRTGYVDKRPEERIADRTVSTLVFDLEKNPLGVAIEFGRAEKQGRDKYHLPVLVRIPIRGVTLLPNGEHEEGRLKIFVAVKDDEGAISDLHTTDYPVRIPHASLDEARGKEIGHTLTLLVRGGLPKVAVGVWDELSGVDAFVHKQVRVGGNEGSG
- a CDS encoding sulfatase-like hydrolase/transferase, giving the protein LPYDPPAPYAERFPESPYDGEIAFVDYQVGKILANLEGSGLLDSTLIVVTSDHGEAFGEHVEEGHGLLTYNETLRVPLIVYAPEGLSGGRVIPDPVGIVEVAPTLAELCGLEPGDFDGGSLVALLEGAERPEPSLYFESLAGVDAKNWAPRTGILARGHKFIDVPEPELYDLEADPLERHNLLGSSDPTAAEMRTELRRELRDLVASEPGESSGTPGTGRDLDEEDRRHLSALGYLSTSAGGATRVLDPKRGIVIDMQTRNARTLIKAGEPDRAEAVIEKLRTDHPDVEVADYYELEHEIAARRGDVEGATAALAQGTVLFPAGALELKLAAYQFENGNLDESERIAEVILERDPKLSQAINLLGMVEEKRGRPEQALARFEEALALEPTSIPLLLRIADVQSQLGRGPQALEIYERLLTAGSLDGSADHLYRAAALNAMAGHLPRAEELFRRGLALEPAGRHYLALAMVQLRAQKPGDAAASLETALGTFRGDLEPNDVLLAEVLLRQAGGRDGSR